Proteins found in one Vulpes vulpes isolate BD-2025 chromosome 13, VulVul3, whole genome shotgun sequence genomic segment:
- the DSG3 gene encoding desmoglein-3 — MTWLLFRTSGALAILMVLILVHGELRIETKGQHGEDDTAIQGRRRYKREWVKFAKPCREREDNSRRNPIAKITSDFQATQKITYRISGMGIDQPPFGIFVVDKNTGEINITAIVDREETPSFQITCHALNVLGQDVEKPLILTVKILDVNDNAPVFSQSIFMGEIEENSASNSLVMILNATDADEPNHLNSKIAFKIVSQEPAGTPMFLLSRHTGEVRTLTNSLDREQVSSYRLVVSGADKDGEGLSTQCECSIKVKDVNDNFPMFKESQYSAHIKENTLSSELLRFQVIDWDEEFTDNWLAVYFFTSGNEGNWFEIQTDPRTNEGILKVVKALDYEQLQSVQFSIAVKNKAEFHQSVISQYQVKSTPVTIQVVNVKEGIAFHPASKTFTVQKGISSKKLVNYVLGTYQAIDEDTNKAASYVKYVMGRNDGGLLFIDPKTAQIKFVRNIDRDSTFIVNKTITAEVLAIDENTGKTATGTIYVEVPGFNENCPTVVLEKKTICSSLRSVVVSARVPDNKYTGPYTFSLEEQSLKLPVVWSITTLNATSALLKAQQQLSPGEHTISLTVTDSQDRQCETPESLTLEVCQCDNRDICRSSNGNKDHGHLDGKRPSGRLGSAAIGLLLLGLLLLLLAPLLLLTCDCGVGPIGGVTGGFIPVPDGSEGTIHQWGIEGAQPEDKEITNICVPPITTSGADFMENSEVCTNTYAGGTVVEGASGMELTTKLGAATGSGVAAGFGATAGFGAATGLGIGSAGQTGTMRTRHSTGGTNKDYGEGAISMNFLDSYFSQKAFACAEEDDVQEANDCLLIYDNEGMGAPSSPVGSLGCCSFIADELDDSFLDSLGPKFKKLAEISLGIDDEAKQSQPLSKASFSGMESCGYSLEVQQPESVRGQTLLGSQGASALSASSSVLQSATSIPNPVQHGSYMVTETYSASGSLVQPTTTVLEPLLTQNVTVTERVICPISNVSGNLQTPTELRGSRNMICTEDPCSRLI; from the exons GTGCTCATACTGGTTCATGGAGAATTGAGAATAGAG ACAAAGGGTCAACATGGAGAAGATGACACTGCAATACAAGGCAGAAGGAGATACAAACGTGAATGGGTGAAATTTGCGAAACCctgcagagaaagggaagacaATTCCAGAAGAAATCCAATTGCCAAA ATTACTTCAGATTTCCAAGCAACTCAGAAAATTACCTATCGAATTTCTGGAATGGGAATTGATCAACCCCCTTTTGGAATCTTTGTTGTTGACAAAAACACTGGAGAAATAAACATAACAGCCATAGTTGATCGTGAGGAAACTCCAAGCTTCCAG aTTACGTGTCATGCTCTAAATGTCCTAGGACAAGATGTAGAGAAACCACTTATATTAACAGTTAAAATTTTAGATGTCAATGACAATGCTCCAGTATTTTCACAAAGTATATTCATGGgtgaaattgaagaaaatagtGCTTCAA aCTCACTGGTGATGATATTAAATGCCACAGACGCAGATGAACCAAACCACCTGAATTCTAAAATTGCCTTCAAAATTGTCTCTCAGGAACCTGCAGGCACACCCATGTTCCTCCTAAGCAGACACACTGGGGAAGTCCGTACTTTGACCAATTCTCTTGATCGAGAG CAAGTTAGCAGCTATCGTCTGGTTGTGAGTGGTGCAGACAAAGATGGAGAAGGACTATCAACTCAGTGTGAATGTAGTATCAAAGTGAAAGATGTTAATGATAATTTCCCAATGTTCAAAGAATCTCAG TATTCAGCACATATTAAGGAAAATACTTTAAGTTCTGAGTTGCTTCGATTTCAAGTTATAGATTGGGATGAAGAATTCACAGATAATTGGCTTGCAGTGTATTTCTTTACTTCTGGAAATGAAGGGAATTGGTTTGAAATACAAACTGATCCCAGAACTAATGAAGGCATTCTGAAAGTGGTTAAG GCTCTAGATTATGAACAACTacaaagtgtacaatttagtatTGCTGTCAAAAACAAAGCTGAATTTCACCAATCAGTAATTTCTCAGTATCAAGTGAAGTCAACACCAGTCACGATTCAAGTAGTCAATGTGAAAGAAGGAATTGCATTCCATCCTGCTTCCAAGACATTCACTGTGCAGAAAGGCATAAGTAGTAAAAAACTGGTCAATTATGTCCTGGGAACATATCAAGCCATTGATGAAGACACTAACAAAGCTGCCTCATATGTCAA GTATGTCATGGGACGTAATGATGGTGGTTTACTATTCATTGATCCAAAAACTGCTCAAATCAAATTTGTCAGAAACATTGATCGGGATTCTACTTTCATAGTTAACAAGACAATCACAGCTGAGGTTCTGGCCATTGATG AAAACACAGGTAAAACTGCTACAGGCACCATATATGTTGAAGTACCTGGTTTTAATGAAAATTGTCCAACAGTTGtccttgaaaagaaaacaatttgtagTTCACTACGTTCTGTGGTTGTCTCAGCTAGAGTACCAGACAATAAATATACTGGCCCCTACACATTTTCCCTGGAGGAACAATCTCTAAAACTGCCAGTTGTGTGGAGTATCACAACACTCAATG CTACTTCTGCACTCCTAAAGGCCCAGCAGCAGCTATCTCCTGGAGAGCACACAATCTCCCTCACAGTTACTGACAGTCAGGACAGACAGTGTGAGACACCGGAGAGCCTGACCCTGGAAGTCTGCCAGTGTGACAACAGGGACATCTGTAGATCTTCTAATGGGAACAAAGACCATGGACATCTAGATGGAAAGAGGCCATCAGGGAGGCTGGGGTCTGCAGCCATTGGCCTGCTACTCCTTGGTCTTTTGCTGTTGCTAT tGGCCCCCCTTCTGCTGCTGACCTGTGACTGTGGGGTGGGTCCTATTGGGGGAGTGACAGGAGGATTTATCCCAGTTCCTGATGGTTCAGAAGGAACAATTCATCAGTGGGGAATAGAAGGAGCCCAACCTGAAGACAAG gaaatcacaaatatttGTGTGCCACCTATAACTACCAGTGGAGCCGATTTCATGGAAAATTCTG AAGTTTGTACAAATACATATGCTGGAGGGACAGtggtggaaggagcctctggAATGGAACTGACCACCAAGCTTGGAGCAGCTACAGGATCTGGAGTGGCTGCAGGATTTGGAGCAACTGCAGGATTTGGAGCAGCCACTGGACTTGGTATTGGTTCTGCAGGACAGACTGGAACTATGAGAACAAGGCATTCCACAGGAGGAACCAATAAAGACTATGGTGAAGGAGCAATAAGCATGAATTTCCTGGATTCCTATTTTTCTCAG aAGGCATTTGCCTGTGCAGAGGAAGATGATGTCCAGGAAGCAAATGACTGCTTGCTGATCTATGATAATGAAGGAATGGGTGCCCCCAGTTCTCCCGTGGGATCCTTGGGTTGTTGCAGTTTTATTGCTGATGAGCTGGATGACAGCTTCTTGGACTCACTCGGCCCCAAATTCAAAAAACTTGCAGAGATAAGCCTCGGGATCGATGATGAAGCCAAACAATCTCAGCCACTTTCCAAAGCCAGCTTTTCTGGGATGGAATCCTGTGGCTATTCCCTAGAAGTGCAACAGCCAGAATCTGTTAGGGGCCAGACTTTGTTAGGCAGTCAAGGAGCTTCCGCTTTGTCTGCTTCCAGCTCTGTTCTCCAATCAGCCACTTCCATTCCCAACCCTGTGCAACATGGTAGCTATATGGTAACAGAGACTTACTCAGCCTCTGGTTCTCTCGTGCAACCTACCACTACAGTCCTTGAGCCACTACTCACGCAAAATGTGACAGTGACAGAAAGAGTGATTTGTCCCATTTCCAATGTTTCTGGCAACCTACAAACTCCGACGGAGCTACGGGGGTCACGTAATATGATCTGTACAGAAGATCCCTGTTCCCGTCTGATATga